A window of Cyclopterus lumpus isolate fCycLum1 chromosome 14, fCycLum1.pri, whole genome shotgun sequence contains these coding sequences:
- the plac8l1 gene encoding cornifelin homolog B isoform X2: MEQMTVTHQPRLSVTHGSASAIQKEKEGGVTTGSENDLRSNNVPAVTDPVLTQPGLGITTTTITTITQTGGDWSSGLFDVCGDKTTCILGALVPCCLDLSLAHQYGECLCMPLLPGSTFAMRVGIRERFKIRGSVCEDWTTVCCCYPLAVCQMIREMKRRMKTQTYHVSTALKCS; encoded by the exons ATGGAGCAGATGACAGTCACACACCA ACCAAGGCTGTCAGTCACCCATGGCTCAGCGTCAGCAATtcaaaaggagaaagaggggggcgTCACCACAGGAAGTGAAAATGACTTGAGGTCAAACAATGTTCCTGCAGTGACAGACCCAGTACTCACACAGCCCGGTCTCGGCATCACCACGacaaccatcaccaccatcacacagacaggaggagactggagctCCGGCCTGTTTGACGTCTGCGGAGACAAGACTACAT GTATCCTTGGTGCTCTGGTGCCGTGCTGTTTAGACCTGAGTTTAGCTCACCAGTATGGCGAATGTCTCTGCATGCCTCTGCTACCGGGATCCACTTTTGCCATGCGAGTTGGGATCCGGGAGCGGTTCAAGATAcgg ggaagtgtgtgtgaagacTGGACCACAGTGTGTTGCTGCTACCCTCTGGCTGTATGTCAGATGATAAGAGAGATGAAGCGGAGGATGAAGACACAGACCTATCATGTGTCCACTGCCCTCAAATGCTCGTGA
- the LOC117742282 gene encoding leucine--tRNA ligase, cytoplasmic-like, with translation MTERKGTAKLDFLRKIEIEVQEKWEKEKAFECDAPTTVGESTHKNKFFVTFPYPYMNGRLHLGHTFSLSKCEFAVGYQSLKGKKCLFPFGLHCTGMPIKACADKLKREMELYGNPPQFPDEDEEEKEKPETSDEFIIKDKAKGKKSKAVAKSGTATFQWDIMRSLGLKDQEITKFAKAEHWLEYFPPLAVKDLKLMGVKVDWRRSFITTDVNPFYDSFVRWQFITLKERKKIKFGKRYTIFSPKDGQPCMDHDRQTGEGVGPQEYTLIKMKIIEPYTAKFKSKVFYSSAMKGKTIYVVAATLRPETMFGQTNCWVRPDMKYVAFETTSGAIFICTSRSARNMSFQGFTKENGVVPVVMEILGQDILGCALSAPLTSYKTIYALPMLTIKEDKGTGIVTSVPSDAPDDIAALRDLKKKQPLREKYGIEDKMVLPFEPIPIIEIPGYGNLSAPLVCDELKIQSQNDKEKLAEAKEKVYLKGFYEGIMLVDGYKGQKVQDVKKPIQKMMVEEGEAMIYMEPEKQVMSRSADVCVVALCDQWYLDYGDAEWKQKANEALKSLETFCEETRRNFEATLAWLQEHACSRTYGLGTRLPWDEHWLIESLSDSTIYMAYYTVAHLLQGGVLNGQGASPLGIKPEQMTREVWDFIFFKTSPFPKTDIPKERLQRLRREFEYWYPVDVRVSGKDLVPNHLSYYLYNHVAMWPKDKVKWPQAVRANGHLLLNSEKMSKSTGNFLTLCQAIDKFSADGMRLALADAGDTVEDANFVETMADAGILRLYTWVEWVKEMIANQNNLRTGPADTFNDRVFASEINAGILKTEQHYDRMMYKEALKSGFFEFQAAKDKYRELAIEGMHKDLVFQFIERQTLLLAPICPHLCEYTWGLLGKTSSLMKASWPVAGPVDEVLIRSSQYLMETAHDLRLRLKAYMQPPKNKKGDSKPPAKPSHCNIYVAKSYPPWQHSALSLLGKHYKSNNGALPDNKVIASELGALPDLKKYMKKVMPFVAMIKENLVKNGPRVLDLELEFDERVVLMDNLVYLTNSLELEQIDILFASEGDDKVKEDCCPGKPFCVFRSEPGVCVSLVNPQPCNGQFSTKVDIRQGDSGDSIIRRLAKVNRLIKDLSRVKLMRYEDPVLGPRRVPVLGLEEQGKLPISNKSVFNINLEEKRVTLADNGLTVDIGNSLVYLVH, from the exons ATGACG GAGCGGAAGGGAACTGCAAAGTTAGACTTCTTGAGAAAGATTGAGATAGAGGTCCAGGAGAAATGGGAGAAGGAAAAGGCATTTGAATGTGATGCACCGACAACAGTTGGGGAAAGCACACA cAAAAACAAATTCTTTGTCACCTTCCCCTACCCTTACATGAATGGCCGATTGCACCTTGGTCACACGTTCAGCTTGTCAAAATGCGAG TTTGCTGTTGGTTACCAGTCTCTGAAAGGGAAGAAATGCCTCTTCCCATTTGGGCTCCACTGCACAGGAATGCCAATCAAA GCCTGTGCAGACAAgctgaagagagagatggagcttTATGGAAACCCTCCACAGTTTccagatgaggatgaggaggagaaggagaagccaGAGACATCTGATGAATTCATCATCAAGGACAAAGCAAAGGGCAAGAAG AGTAAAGCAGTGGCCAAATCCGGAACTGCCACTTTCCAGTGGGACATTATGAGGTCTCTGGGCTTGAAGGACCAGGAGATAACCAAGTTTGCCAAAGCTGAACACTGGCTGGAATACTTTCCTCCTCTGGCTGTTAAAGATCTCAAACTGATGGGAGTCAAG GTAGACTGGAGGCGTTCATTCATCACCACCGATGTGAACCCCTTTTATGACTCATTCGTCAGGTGGCAGTTCATCACGCTAAAGGAGCGAAAAAAGATCAAGTTTGGCAAAAG GTATACCATCTTCTCCCCCAAGGATGGACAGCCATGTATGGACCATGACCGGCAGACAGGAGAG GGAGTTGGACCTCAGGAGTACACTCTCATCAAGATGAAAATAATTGAACCCTACACAGCAAAATTCAAGTCCAAAGTCTTTTATAGCAG CGCCATGAAAGGCAAAACCATCTATGTGGTTGCTGCCACtctgagaccagagaccatgttcgGTCAGACCAACTGCTGGGTAAGGCCTGACATGAAGTATGTTGCCTTTGAGACAACCAGCGGGGCCATCTTCATCTGCACCAGCAGGTCTGCCAGGAACATGTCTTTCCAGGGCTTCACTAAAGAGAATGGAGTGGTCCCCGTGGTCATGGAAATACTGGGACAG GATATTCTTGGCTGTGCCCTGAGTGCTCCTCTGACCTCCTATAAGACCATCTATGCTCTGCCCATGCTCACCATCAAGGAAGACAAAG gTACGGGGATAGTTACCAGTGTGCCTTCTGATGCTCCTGATGACATCGCTGCTCTCAGAGACCTCAAGAAAAAACAG CCTCTGCGGGAGAAGTATGGAATCGAGGACAAGATGGTGTTGCCTTTTGAGCCA ATCCCCATCATAGAGATACCAGGCTATGGTAACCTATCGGCTCCTTTGGTGTGCGATGAGTTGAAGATCCAGAGCCAGAATGATAAGGAGAAGCTGGCCGAGGCCAAGGAGAAAGTCTACCTGAAGGGATTTTATGAAGGG ATCATGCTGGTTGATGGCTACAAGGGGCAGAAGGTCCAGGATGTCAAAAAGCCCATCCAGAagatgatggtggaggag GGCGAGGCTATGATCTACATGGAGCCAGAAAAACAGGTCATGTCACGTTCAGCTGATGTGTGCGTGGTGGCTCTCTGTGACCAGTG GTATTTGGACTATGGGGATGCAGAGTGGAAGCAGAAGGCTAACGAAGCCCTCAAATCTTTGGAGAC ATTTTGTGAAGAGACCAGGAGAAACTTTGAGGCAACTTTGGCCTGGCTACAGGAGCATGCCTGCTCTCGTACCTATGGACTTG GAACGCGGCTGCCTTGGGACGAGCATTGGCTGATTGAGTCACTATCAGACTCCACCATCTACATGGCTTACTACACCGTAGCACACCTTCTCCAGGGGGGGGTGCTCAATGGACAGGGAGCCTCACCACTGGGCATCAA GCCAGAGCAGATGACCAGAGAGGTGTGGGACTTCATATTCTTTAAGACGTCCCCTTTCCCAAAGACAGACATCCCTAAAGAGCGTCTCCAGCGGCTTAGGAGGGAGTTTGAGTACTGGTACCCCGTGGACGTCCGTGTGTCTGGCAAAGACCTGGTGCCCAACCACCTGTCTTACTACCTGTACAACCATGTGGCTATGTGGCCCAAAGACAA GGTTAAGTGGCCACAAGCAGTGCGAGCCAATGGACATCTGCTCCTCAACTCTGAAAAG ATGTCCAAATCAACTGGAAACTTCCTAACTCTCTGCCAAGCCATTGACAAGTTCTCAGCGGACG GTATGCGTCTGGCTTTAGCTGATGCTGGGGACACGGTGGAGGATGCCAACTTTGTAGAGACCATGGCTGACGCTGGCATCCTGCGCCTCTACACCTGGGTAGAGTGGGTGAAGGAGATGATTGCCAACCAGAACAACCTGAGGACAGGACCTGCGGACACTTTCAACGATCGTGTCTTTGCCAG CGAGATAAATGCAGGCATCTTGAAGACGGAGCAGCACTATGACAGGATGATGTACAAGGAGGCTCTGAAGAGTGGCTTTTTTGAGTTCCag GCAGCCAAAGATAAATATCGTGAGCTTGCTATCGAGGGCATGCACAAGGATCTCGTCTTTCAGTTCATAGAGAGGCAAACTCTGCTGCTGGCCCCCATCTGTCCACACCTTTGTGAATATACTTGGGGTCTGCTTGGCAAG ACCAGTTCTCTGATGAAGGCATCGTGGCCTGTCGCAGGTCCAGTAGATGAGGTGCTGATCCGTTCTTCTCAGTACCTGATGGAGACCGCACACGACCTCCGGCTGAGACTGAAGGCATACATGCAGCCCCCCAAAAACAAA AAAGGCGACTCAAAGCCCCCAGCCAAGCCTTCCCACTGCAACATCTATGTTGCCAAGAGCTACCCTCCGTGGCAGCACAGTGCCTTATCTCTGCTCGGCAAGCACTACAAG AGCAACAATGGAGCCCTTCCAGACAACAAAGTGATCGCGAGTGAGTTGGGAGCCCTGCCTGACCTAAAGAAATACATGAAGAAAGTCATGCCTTTTGTAGCTATGATCAAG GAGAACCTGGTGAAGAACGGGCCAAGGGTCTTGGATCTGGAGCTGGAGTTTGATGAGCGGGTTGTTTTGATGGACAATCTGGTCTACTTAACCAATTCTCTAGAG TTGGAACAGATTGACATCTTGTTTGCATCTGAGGGTGACGACAAAGTGAAGGAGGACTGTTGCCCAGGGAAACCATTCTGTGTTTTCAGATCAGAG CCTGGAGTTTGTGTGTCCCTGGTCAACCCTCAGCCGTGCAACGGCCAGTTTTCTACAAAGGTTGATATCCGACAGGGAGACAGCGGAGACAGCATCATCCGTAGGTTAGCCAAGGTCAACAGACTCATTAAAG ATCTGTCCAGAGTCAAGTTGATGAGGTACGAGGACCCTGTGCTGGGGCCTCGCCGAGTGCCCGTCCTGGGACTCGAAGAACAGGGCAAACTGCCCATCTCCAACAAGTCGGTGTTCAACATCAATCTGGAGGAGAAAAGGGTCACTCTGGCTGACAACGGCCTCACTGTGGACATCGGGAACTCTCTGGTTTATCTGGTTCATTAG